In a single window of the Haliaeetus albicilla chromosome 25, bHalAlb1.1, whole genome shotgun sequence genome:
- the UBE3A gene encoding ubiquitin-protein ligase E3A isoform X1 → MATTCKRSPGEPHSENIETSRMKRAAAKHLIERYYHQLTEGCGNEACTNEFCASCPTFLRMDNNAAAIKALELYKINAKLCDPHPSKKGTSSAYLENNSKGAHNNSCTDRKMNKKEMQGPRDDFKDVTFLTEDKIYEILELCREKEDYSPLIRVIGRVFSSAEALVQSFRKAKQHTKEELKSLQGKDEDKDEDEKEKAACSAAAMEEDSGASSSSSSRIGDNTQGDNNLQKLGPDEVSVDIEAVRRVYDRLLSNEKIETAFLNALVYLSPNVECDLTYHNVYSRDPNYLNLFIIVMENGNLHSPEYLEMALPLFCKAMSKLPLAAQAKLIRLWSKYRADQIRRMMETFQQLITYKVISNEFNSRNLVNDDDAVVAASKCLKMVYYANVVGGDVDTDHNEEEDEEPIPESSELTLQELLGEERRNKKGPRVDPLETELGVKTIDCRKPLIPFEEFINEPLNDVLEMDKDYTFFKVETENKFSFMTCPFILNAVTKNLGLYYDNRIRMYSERRITVLYSLVQGQQLNPYLRLKVRRDHIIDDALVRLEMIAMENPADLKKQLYVEFEGEQGVDEGGVSKEFFQLVVEEIFNPDIGMFTYDESTKLFWFNPSSFETEGQFTLIGIVLGLAIYNNCILDVHFPMVVYRKLMGKKGTFRDLADSHPVLYQSLRDLLEYEGSVEDDMMITFQISHTDLFGNPMMHDLKENGDKIPITNENRKEFVNLYADYILNKSVEKQFKAFRRGFHMVTNESPLKYLFRPEEIELLICGSRNLDFQALEETTEYDGGYTRDSLIIREFWEIVHSFTDEQKRLFLQFTTGTDRAPVGGLGKLKMIIAKNGPDTERLPTSHTCFNVLLLPEYSSKEKLKERLLKAITYAKGFGML, encoded by the exons ATGGCCACAACTTGTAAAAG ATCACCAGGAGAACCTCACTCTGAAAACATTGAAACTAGCCGAAT GAAGCGAGCAGCTGCAAAGCATCTAATAGAGCGCTACTACCACCAGTTAACTGAGGGCTGTGGAAATGAAGCCTGCACGAATGAATTTTGTGCTTCCTGTCCAACTTTTCTCCGTATGGATAACAATGCAGCAGCCATTAAGGCCCTCGAGCTTTATAAGATTAATGCAAAACTCTGTGATCCTCATCCCTCCAAGAAAGGAACGAGCTCAGCTTACCTGGAAAACAATTCCAAAGGTGCCCATAACAATTCCTGCACTGACAGAAAAATgaacaagaaggaaatgcaaggCCCAAGAGATGACTTTAAAG ATGTGACTTTTCTAACAGAAGATAAGATATATGAAATTCTTGAACTATGTCGAGAGAAGGAGGATTATTCCCCTTTAATCCGGGTGATTGGGAGAGTATTTTCTAGTGCTGAAGCATTGGTACAGAGTTTCCGAAAAGCCAAGCAGCACACCAAGGAGGAGCTCAAGTCTCTTCAAGGAAAGGATGAAGACAAAGAtgaagatgaaaaggaaaaggctgcCTGTTCGGCTGCTGCTATGGAAGAAGATTCAGGCGCATCGTCATCTTCATCGTCAAGAATAGGTGATAATACACAAGGGGATAATAACCTCCAAAAACTAGGCCCAGATGAAGTGTCTGTAGATATTGAAGCAGTCAGGCGGGTCTATGATAGGTTactttctaatgaaaaaataGAAACTGCCTTTTTAAATGCACTTGTGTACTTGTCACCTAATGTGGAATGTGACTTGACTTACCATAATGTGTACTCTCGGGATCCTAACTATCTGAATTTGTTTATTATTGTTATGGAGAATGGCAATCTTCATAGCCCAGAATATCTGGAAATGGCTCTACcattgttttgcaaagcaatgAGCAAGCTACCCCTTGCAGCTCAAGCAAAACTGATCAGATTGTGGTCTAAGTACAGAGCAGACCAAATTCGGAGAATGATGGAAACATTTCAGCAGCTTATTACTTACAAAGTCATAAGCAATGAGTTCAATAGTCGTAACCTAGTGAATGATGATGATGCTGTTGTTGCTGCTTCAAAGTGCTTGAAAATGGTTTACTATGCAAATGTAGTAGGAGGGGATGTGGATACAGATCATaatgaagaggaagatgaagaacCCATCCCAGAATCAAGTGAACTAACTCTTCAAGAGTTGTTGggtgaggaaagaagaaataaaaaaggtcCTCGAGTGGACCCACTGGAAACTGAACTTGGTGTTAAAACTATAGATTGCAGAAAACCACTTATCCCTTTTGAAGAATTTATTAATGAACCACTGAATGATGTTCTAGAAATGGATAAAGACTACACTTTCTTCAaagtagaaacagaaaataaattctcttttaTGACCTGTCCCTTCATATTGAATGCTGTTACCAAGAACCTGGGATTGTATTATGACAATAGAATCCGGATGTACAGTGAAAGACGCATAACTGTGCTCTACAGCTTAGTTCAAGGACAGCAGCTCAACCCATATTTGCGACTTAAAGTGAGACGTGATCACATCATAGATGATGCGCTGGTCCGG CTAGAGATGATTGCCATGGAAAATCCTGCAGACTTGAAGAAGCAATTATATGTTGAATTTGAAGGAGAGCAAGGGGTAGATGAAGGAGGTGTTTCCAAAGAATTTTTTCAACTGGTCGTGGAAGAAATCTTCAATCCAGATATTG GGATGTTCACATATGATGAATCTACAAAACTGTTTTGGTTTAATCCATCCTCTTTTGAAACTGAGGGTCAGTTTACACTGATTGGCATAGTACTGGGTCTGGCTATTTACAATAACTGTATACTGGATGTACATTTTCCCATGGTTGTCTACAGGAAGCTAATGGGCAAAAAAGGAACTTTCCGAGATCTGGCAGACTCTCATCCT GTTCTTTACCAGAGTTTGAGAGACTTACTAGAGTATGAAGGAAGTGTGGAAGATGATATGATGATAACATTTCAAATATCTCATACGGATCTCTTTGGCAATCCAATGATGCatgatttaaaggaaaatggTGATAAAATTCctattacaaatgaaaatagaaag GAATTTGTCAATCTGTATGCTGACTATATACTCAATAAATCAGTAGAAAAGCAGTTCAAGGCCTTTCGGAGAGGATTCCACATGGTGACCAATGAATCtcctttgaaatatttatttagacCAGAGGAAATTGAATTACTTATTTGTGGAAGTAGG AATTTAGATTTTCAAGCACTAGAAGAAACTACAGAATATGATGGTGGCTATACAAGAGACTCTCTTATTattag GGAATTCTGGGAAATAGTCCATTCATTTACAGATGAACAGAAAAGACTATTCTTACAGTTTACAACAGGCACAGACAGAGCCCCTGTGGGAGGACTTGGAAAGTTAAAGATGATCATAGCCAAAAATGGCCCAGATACAGAgag GTTACCTACATCTCACACATGCTTTAATGTACTTTTGCTTCCGGAGTACTCAAGCAAAGAAAAGCTTAAAGAAAGATTATTGAAGGCCATCACATATGCCAAAGGATTTGGCATGCTGTaa
- the UBE3A gene encoding ubiquitin-protein ligase E3A isoform X2 — MKRAAAKHLIERYYHQLTEGCGNEACTNEFCASCPTFLRMDNNAAAIKALELYKINAKLCDPHPSKKGTSSAYLENNSKGAHNNSCTDRKMNKKEMQGPRDDFKDVTFLTEDKIYEILELCREKEDYSPLIRVIGRVFSSAEALVQSFRKAKQHTKEELKSLQGKDEDKDEDEKEKAACSAAAMEEDSGASSSSSSRIGDNTQGDNNLQKLGPDEVSVDIEAVRRVYDRLLSNEKIETAFLNALVYLSPNVECDLTYHNVYSRDPNYLNLFIIVMENGNLHSPEYLEMALPLFCKAMSKLPLAAQAKLIRLWSKYRADQIRRMMETFQQLITYKVISNEFNSRNLVNDDDAVVAASKCLKMVYYANVVGGDVDTDHNEEEDEEPIPESSELTLQELLGEERRNKKGPRVDPLETELGVKTIDCRKPLIPFEEFINEPLNDVLEMDKDYTFFKVETENKFSFMTCPFILNAVTKNLGLYYDNRIRMYSERRITVLYSLVQGQQLNPYLRLKVRRDHIIDDALVRLEMIAMENPADLKKQLYVEFEGEQGVDEGGVSKEFFQLVVEEIFNPDIGMFTYDESTKLFWFNPSSFETEGQFTLIGIVLGLAIYNNCILDVHFPMVVYRKLMGKKGTFRDLADSHPVLYQSLRDLLEYEGSVEDDMMITFQISHTDLFGNPMMHDLKENGDKIPITNENRKEFVNLYADYILNKSVEKQFKAFRRGFHMVTNESPLKYLFRPEEIELLICGSRNLDFQALEETTEYDGGYTRDSLIIREFWEIVHSFTDEQKRLFLQFTTGTDRAPVGGLGKLKMIIAKNGPDTERLPTSHTCFNVLLLPEYSSKEKLKERLLKAITYAKGFGML, encoded by the exons AT GAAGCGAGCAGCTGCAAAGCATCTAATAGAGCGCTACTACCACCAGTTAACTGAGGGCTGTGGAAATGAAGCCTGCACGAATGAATTTTGTGCTTCCTGTCCAACTTTTCTCCGTATGGATAACAATGCAGCAGCCATTAAGGCCCTCGAGCTTTATAAGATTAATGCAAAACTCTGTGATCCTCATCCCTCCAAGAAAGGAACGAGCTCAGCTTACCTGGAAAACAATTCCAAAGGTGCCCATAACAATTCCTGCACTGACAGAAAAATgaacaagaaggaaatgcaaggCCCAAGAGATGACTTTAAAG ATGTGACTTTTCTAACAGAAGATAAGATATATGAAATTCTTGAACTATGTCGAGAGAAGGAGGATTATTCCCCTTTAATCCGGGTGATTGGGAGAGTATTTTCTAGTGCTGAAGCATTGGTACAGAGTTTCCGAAAAGCCAAGCAGCACACCAAGGAGGAGCTCAAGTCTCTTCAAGGAAAGGATGAAGACAAAGAtgaagatgaaaaggaaaaggctgcCTGTTCGGCTGCTGCTATGGAAGAAGATTCAGGCGCATCGTCATCTTCATCGTCAAGAATAGGTGATAATACACAAGGGGATAATAACCTCCAAAAACTAGGCCCAGATGAAGTGTCTGTAGATATTGAAGCAGTCAGGCGGGTCTATGATAGGTTactttctaatgaaaaaataGAAACTGCCTTTTTAAATGCACTTGTGTACTTGTCACCTAATGTGGAATGTGACTTGACTTACCATAATGTGTACTCTCGGGATCCTAACTATCTGAATTTGTTTATTATTGTTATGGAGAATGGCAATCTTCATAGCCCAGAATATCTGGAAATGGCTCTACcattgttttgcaaagcaatgAGCAAGCTACCCCTTGCAGCTCAAGCAAAACTGATCAGATTGTGGTCTAAGTACAGAGCAGACCAAATTCGGAGAATGATGGAAACATTTCAGCAGCTTATTACTTACAAAGTCATAAGCAATGAGTTCAATAGTCGTAACCTAGTGAATGATGATGATGCTGTTGTTGCTGCTTCAAAGTGCTTGAAAATGGTTTACTATGCAAATGTAGTAGGAGGGGATGTGGATACAGATCATaatgaagaggaagatgaagaacCCATCCCAGAATCAAGTGAACTAACTCTTCAAGAGTTGTTGggtgaggaaagaagaaataaaaaaggtcCTCGAGTGGACCCACTGGAAACTGAACTTGGTGTTAAAACTATAGATTGCAGAAAACCACTTATCCCTTTTGAAGAATTTATTAATGAACCACTGAATGATGTTCTAGAAATGGATAAAGACTACACTTTCTTCAaagtagaaacagaaaataaattctcttttaTGACCTGTCCCTTCATATTGAATGCTGTTACCAAGAACCTGGGATTGTATTATGACAATAGAATCCGGATGTACAGTGAAAGACGCATAACTGTGCTCTACAGCTTAGTTCAAGGACAGCAGCTCAACCCATATTTGCGACTTAAAGTGAGACGTGATCACATCATAGATGATGCGCTGGTCCGG CTAGAGATGATTGCCATGGAAAATCCTGCAGACTTGAAGAAGCAATTATATGTTGAATTTGAAGGAGAGCAAGGGGTAGATGAAGGAGGTGTTTCCAAAGAATTTTTTCAACTGGTCGTGGAAGAAATCTTCAATCCAGATATTG GGATGTTCACATATGATGAATCTACAAAACTGTTTTGGTTTAATCCATCCTCTTTTGAAACTGAGGGTCAGTTTACACTGATTGGCATAGTACTGGGTCTGGCTATTTACAATAACTGTATACTGGATGTACATTTTCCCATGGTTGTCTACAGGAAGCTAATGGGCAAAAAAGGAACTTTCCGAGATCTGGCAGACTCTCATCCT GTTCTTTACCAGAGTTTGAGAGACTTACTAGAGTATGAAGGAAGTGTGGAAGATGATATGATGATAACATTTCAAATATCTCATACGGATCTCTTTGGCAATCCAATGATGCatgatttaaaggaaaatggTGATAAAATTCctattacaaatgaaaatagaaag GAATTTGTCAATCTGTATGCTGACTATATACTCAATAAATCAGTAGAAAAGCAGTTCAAGGCCTTTCGGAGAGGATTCCACATGGTGACCAATGAATCtcctttgaaatatttatttagacCAGAGGAAATTGAATTACTTATTTGTGGAAGTAGG AATTTAGATTTTCAAGCACTAGAAGAAACTACAGAATATGATGGTGGCTATACAAGAGACTCTCTTATTattag GGAATTCTGGGAAATAGTCCATTCATTTACAGATGAACAGAAAAGACTATTCTTACAGTTTACAACAGGCACAGACAGAGCCCCTGTGGGAGGACTTGGAAAGTTAAAGATGATCATAGCCAAAAATGGCCCAGATACAGAgag GTTACCTACATCTCACACATGCTTTAATGTACTTTTGCTTCCGGAGTACTCAAGCAAAGAAAAGCTTAAAGAAAGATTATTGAAGGCCATCACATATGCCAAAGGATTTGGCATGCTGTaa
- the UBE3A gene encoding ubiquitin-protein ligase E3A isoform X3, with product MDNNAAAIKALELYKINAKLCDPHPSKKGTSSAYLENNSKGAHNNSCTDRKMNKKEMQGPRDDFKDVTFLTEDKIYEILELCREKEDYSPLIRVIGRVFSSAEALVQSFRKAKQHTKEELKSLQGKDEDKDEDEKEKAACSAAAMEEDSGASSSSSSRIGDNTQGDNNLQKLGPDEVSVDIEAVRRVYDRLLSNEKIETAFLNALVYLSPNVECDLTYHNVYSRDPNYLNLFIIVMENGNLHSPEYLEMALPLFCKAMSKLPLAAQAKLIRLWSKYRADQIRRMMETFQQLITYKVISNEFNSRNLVNDDDAVVAASKCLKMVYYANVVGGDVDTDHNEEEDEEPIPESSELTLQELLGEERRNKKGPRVDPLETELGVKTIDCRKPLIPFEEFINEPLNDVLEMDKDYTFFKVETENKFSFMTCPFILNAVTKNLGLYYDNRIRMYSERRITVLYSLVQGQQLNPYLRLKVRRDHIIDDALVRLEMIAMENPADLKKQLYVEFEGEQGVDEGGVSKEFFQLVVEEIFNPDIGMFTYDESTKLFWFNPSSFETEGQFTLIGIVLGLAIYNNCILDVHFPMVVYRKLMGKKGTFRDLADSHPVLYQSLRDLLEYEGSVEDDMMITFQISHTDLFGNPMMHDLKENGDKIPITNENRKEFVNLYADYILNKSVEKQFKAFRRGFHMVTNESPLKYLFRPEEIELLICGSRNLDFQALEETTEYDGGYTRDSLIIREFWEIVHSFTDEQKRLFLQFTTGTDRAPVGGLGKLKMIIAKNGPDTERLPTSHTCFNVLLLPEYSSKEKLKERLLKAITYAKGFGML from the exons ATGGATAACAATGCAGCAGCCATTAAGGCCCTCGAGCTTTATAAGATTAATGCAAAACTCTGTGATCCTCATCCCTCCAAGAAAGGAACGAGCTCAGCTTACCTGGAAAACAATTCCAAAGGTGCCCATAACAATTCCTGCACTGACAGAAAAATgaacaagaaggaaatgcaaggCCCAAGAGATGACTTTAAAG ATGTGACTTTTCTAACAGAAGATAAGATATATGAAATTCTTGAACTATGTCGAGAGAAGGAGGATTATTCCCCTTTAATCCGGGTGATTGGGAGAGTATTTTCTAGTGCTGAAGCATTGGTACAGAGTTTCCGAAAAGCCAAGCAGCACACCAAGGAGGAGCTCAAGTCTCTTCAAGGAAAGGATGAAGACAAAGAtgaagatgaaaaggaaaaggctgcCTGTTCGGCTGCTGCTATGGAAGAAGATTCAGGCGCATCGTCATCTTCATCGTCAAGAATAGGTGATAATACACAAGGGGATAATAACCTCCAAAAACTAGGCCCAGATGAAGTGTCTGTAGATATTGAAGCAGTCAGGCGGGTCTATGATAGGTTactttctaatgaaaaaataGAAACTGCCTTTTTAAATGCACTTGTGTACTTGTCACCTAATGTGGAATGTGACTTGACTTACCATAATGTGTACTCTCGGGATCCTAACTATCTGAATTTGTTTATTATTGTTATGGAGAATGGCAATCTTCATAGCCCAGAATATCTGGAAATGGCTCTACcattgttttgcaaagcaatgAGCAAGCTACCCCTTGCAGCTCAAGCAAAACTGATCAGATTGTGGTCTAAGTACAGAGCAGACCAAATTCGGAGAATGATGGAAACATTTCAGCAGCTTATTACTTACAAAGTCATAAGCAATGAGTTCAATAGTCGTAACCTAGTGAATGATGATGATGCTGTTGTTGCTGCTTCAAAGTGCTTGAAAATGGTTTACTATGCAAATGTAGTAGGAGGGGATGTGGATACAGATCATaatgaagaggaagatgaagaacCCATCCCAGAATCAAGTGAACTAACTCTTCAAGAGTTGTTGggtgaggaaagaagaaataaaaaaggtcCTCGAGTGGACCCACTGGAAACTGAACTTGGTGTTAAAACTATAGATTGCAGAAAACCACTTATCCCTTTTGAAGAATTTATTAATGAACCACTGAATGATGTTCTAGAAATGGATAAAGACTACACTTTCTTCAaagtagaaacagaaaataaattctcttttaTGACCTGTCCCTTCATATTGAATGCTGTTACCAAGAACCTGGGATTGTATTATGACAATAGAATCCGGATGTACAGTGAAAGACGCATAACTGTGCTCTACAGCTTAGTTCAAGGACAGCAGCTCAACCCATATTTGCGACTTAAAGTGAGACGTGATCACATCATAGATGATGCGCTGGTCCGG CTAGAGATGATTGCCATGGAAAATCCTGCAGACTTGAAGAAGCAATTATATGTTGAATTTGAAGGAGAGCAAGGGGTAGATGAAGGAGGTGTTTCCAAAGAATTTTTTCAACTGGTCGTGGAAGAAATCTTCAATCCAGATATTG GGATGTTCACATATGATGAATCTACAAAACTGTTTTGGTTTAATCCATCCTCTTTTGAAACTGAGGGTCAGTTTACACTGATTGGCATAGTACTGGGTCTGGCTATTTACAATAACTGTATACTGGATGTACATTTTCCCATGGTTGTCTACAGGAAGCTAATGGGCAAAAAAGGAACTTTCCGAGATCTGGCAGACTCTCATCCT GTTCTTTACCAGAGTTTGAGAGACTTACTAGAGTATGAAGGAAGTGTGGAAGATGATATGATGATAACATTTCAAATATCTCATACGGATCTCTTTGGCAATCCAATGATGCatgatttaaaggaaaatggTGATAAAATTCctattacaaatgaaaatagaaag GAATTTGTCAATCTGTATGCTGACTATATACTCAATAAATCAGTAGAAAAGCAGTTCAAGGCCTTTCGGAGAGGATTCCACATGGTGACCAATGAATCtcctttgaaatatttatttagacCAGAGGAAATTGAATTACTTATTTGTGGAAGTAGG AATTTAGATTTTCAAGCACTAGAAGAAACTACAGAATATGATGGTGGCTATACAAGAGACTCTCTTATTattag GGAATTCTGGGAAATAGTCCATTCATTTACAGATGAACAGAAAAGACTATTCTTACAGTTTACAACAGGCACAGACAGAGCCCCTGTGGGAGGACTTGGAAAGTTAAAGATGATCATAGCCAAAAATGGCCCAGATACAGAgag GTTACCTACATCTCACACATGCTTTAATGTACTTTTGCTTCCGGAGTACTCAAGCAAAGAAAAGCTTAAAGAAAGATTATTGAAGGCCATCACATATGCCAAAGGATTTGGCATGCTGTaa